GCCAAATTAAAATTAATTCTACTTAATGAGTGATTCCAAATGGCCAGGAACAATAGTCACAATATGTCTAGAGAAGAACTGGAAAGAAAGGCGGCAAAGCCCGCCATAATGATTAAAAAATCAGCCATTAAGGGCTGATTTTTTTTGACTTAACTTAACTCTAAACGTTTATAAACTTCTTCACCGATTAACGCATATCCTTTTTTATTAGGATGAAGTTCGTCTGCAAAATAAGCTTTTTTGTTTTTCCCCGAGAAGACGCCCTCTACATTAATAAACCGGGTATTCTTCTGTTCAGCCGTTATTACCTGTGCCTTTTTGTTCCATTGCTGAACCAGACTGCTTTCAGGGAGGTGATCTTTGCGGTTTGTGAATGGGTTATAAATGCCTACCAGATATATTTTTGCTTTTGGATTTTCTTTTCTCATTTCTTTTATTGCCGTTTTTAAATTATTTTGATAGTTCTGCTGTGCTTTTACAATGATTTCTTTTTTTCGATCCGGGTGGGTTTTAGTAAGGAGCAGGCTGTTTAAGTAATCATTCATACCAATATTTAAAAAGATCATACGGGCAGAACCGATGGATGACTTTAACTGTTCATTTTTTAAACGCTTTAACAATAAGGCGCTTGTATCATCAGGAACTCCGTAATCCTTGACTGTAATCTCACTTTTCATGTGATTTTCAAGTCGTTCTTCCACTTTTCCTACATAACCACTGTTGCCTGAATTTCCTGCACCATATGATAATGAATCCCCCAATGCAACAATATTAAATTCTTTGCCATCGTTTTTTATTTCTGATTTTCCGTAATGGGTCATAGAGGACAGAACAGAAGGAAGATTAAGCCTTGTGATGGAAAAAAGGATGCCTGTGATTAAAACGATCAGACAGGATGCAATAATTAATGTGTTTTTTTTCATGGTGAAAGCCTCCGGATTTAATTTCAATTAGATTTAATGATTTAGCTTAAAATATTCCCCTTATTTCCCCGGAAGTAAACTATAAATCAATGGAAGCCTTTAAACCATTGTAATGTTCTCGCAATATTAATATGTTAAGATAAAGTTATGTCAGAGTAATGCGGGGGGTTTCTATGTCAAAGTACTTAGTTGATCATAAATCCTTGGTTATACATCGTACAGCATACATCTGCCACGCATGCCAGCATAACATTATCCTTAACAATTATCGTGACTTCACAAACAGCGAAGATAAAGTACATTCTCTTGTTGAAGAACAACGCTATACGTATTGTCCAAACTGCGCTCAAGAATTGATGCTACCACCTTATCAACAATAAAAAAACAATCGCAGCCATTGGCTGCGATTGTTTTTTTATATGATCCTTTGGCCTCTTTCAGCAAGGGCATAATGAATGCCATGCTTTAGATTAGCAAAGGACTTTATATCCGAAGTATGATAATTTGAATTTGTCATCATTATACTAAGTGCCGGTGAAATTCCTACCATGATCGTTTTTGTGCCAAGCAATGTCGTAGCCGCAATGAGCTGCTGAAACAGAGAAATTGTATACTCGCTAATGTCCTCATCCAATCCCGTAAGATCAAGGATTAAAAAATCAGCTCCATATTTCGGAAGTTCATTGATGGTTTTTTCAAGCAATTCTTTAGAACGGTCTTCGTTATACTTGCCCAATAATGGGATGACCACAATATGATCCAAAACAGGAATGATAGGTGAAGAAATAACTTTTAGCAGATCGGACAATTCTTTCGTCCGTTCTTCCACTATATTTTCAAGCTTAAATATTTCAGCCTGTTCTCTCCTTCTTGAAAGTTCATGAATATTTTCAGAAACGGTGATTAATGAGGGATAGAATTCAAACTGACAATGTTCATCACCTTCCAGCTGGCTGGAAGTCACTCGATACCAGAGGTTCTCTCCAAACAATCCGGTTAGTACACCTGCCCAGTGTCCAGGAATGAATGTTCCATGATTCTTCTTTTTCTGCAGCTTATTGATCCGGTATTCCCAACTGTTTTTCATCCGCAAAACAGCTTTCTTCTCTTTTTCATCCAACTCTTCGATCTCCAAGGTTCCCCATCCGGCAGAAGCATAAATCCCTGGCAGTACATTCAAGACATCTGCCGGATTGGCTCCCTCATTATAAAAGAATTCTCCAACGATGATACCCATCCGATATCCAGTTGTCTCAAGTACGACATTAGCTGACTCATCCCCGGATACCTCTTCAATGGTGTCAAGAAATGTTTTAAAAGCGGAATTAATCCAAAAGAGAATAGCATCATCCCCTTCGAATAAAAAGCTTCCATCAGCAGGTCTCCAGCTGAATTCAGCACTTCCCACCTTAATCTGTGTATTATTTAAATGATTCATAATGACCAGTCCTTTCGAGGCTTGGCGAAATCAACCTTCCTTTAATTTTACTGTATTCACAAGAAAAAGCCATAATAAAAGCTCTATGTTGGCCACATAGAGCCCATTTTATTTAAATCAGCCTTTCTAATAAAACACTAGATCATGATCCCTGCGACTGCTGCTGATAACAAGCTGACGAGTGTGGCTCCATACAGCAATTTCAGTCCGAATTTTGCTACTTCGTTCCCTTTTTGTTCATGAAGGCCTTTTACCGCACCCGTTATGATTCCGATTGAAGAAAAGTTGGCAAAAGAAACGAGAAATACCGATACAATACCAACGGTACGCTCTGAAAGTCCTTTAATTTTGGCGAGGTCAAGCATTGCTACAAACTCATTGGATACAAGCTTTGTTGCCATAATCGTTCCTGCTTTTACAATTTCAGAAGAAGGAACACCGACAATAAAGGCGAACGGAGCGAACACATATCCGAGAAGCTTTTGAAACGTTATGCCGAACACCATATTGAAAACATCATTAACGGCACTGATCAGCGCCACAAAACCAATCAGCATCGCTCCCACAATAATTGCTACTTTAAACCCGTCCAGTATATACTCCCCCAGCATTTCAAAAAAGGTTTGCTTTTCTTCCTGAATCTCGATAATATCCTCTTCTGCTGTTACTTCATAAGGGTTAATGATATTTACAATGATGAATCCTCCAAGAAGATTAAGCATTAAGGCCGTCACAACATACTTCGGATCAATCAGGGTCATATATGCACCAAGTATGGATGCTGATACTGTGGACATCGCAGACGTACACAGCGTGTACAGACGATGCCTTGGCATATGGCCAAGCAGCTTTTTAACCGAAATAAAAACTTCCGATTGTCCGAAGACTGCTGAAGCCACTGCGTTATAGGATTCCAAACGCCCTAAACCATTGATCTTGCTTAGAAAAAATCCGATCCATTTTATGATGAAAGGCAGAATTCTTAAGTGCTGTGCAATTCCGATCAGAACGGATATAAATACAATCGGCAGGAGAACATTAAAGAAGAATGGCAAAGCCCCTTTGTTTGCAATTCCGCCAAAAACAAAGTTTACACCGTCTGCTGCATACCCGAGCAGCTTTTCAAAAAGATTAGAGATACCATGGATAATTACTAAACCAATCCCTGTATTGAGCAGGATATAAGTCAGCAGGACCTGAAGTACAAGCATGATAATAATAGGTTTAAACTTGATATGCTTTCTATTATTGCTGACGGCATAAGCAAGCAAAAATACAACAGCAAGCCCTAAAATAAAAATAAGATATTTCAATCTACCATCAACCTCCTTTAAATTTTATATTGTTCAACTTTTCATATTTAAATATGTTTCACACAGCAAATAAA
This genomic stretch from Fictibacillus marinisediminis harbors:
- a CDS encoding GDSL-type esterase/lipase family protein; this translates as MKKNTLIIASCLIVLITGILFSITRLNLPSVLSSMTHYGKSEIKNDGKEFNIVALGDSLSYGAGNSGNSGYVGKVEERLENHMKSEITVKDYGVPDDTSALLLKRLKNEQLKSSIGSARMIFLNIGMNDYLNSLLLTKTHPDRKKEIIVKAQQNYQNNLKTAIKEMRKENPKAKIYLVGIYNPFTNRKDHLPESSLVQQWNKKAQVITAEQKNTRFINVEGVFSGKNKKAYFADELHPNKKGYALIGEEVYKRLELS
- a CDS encoding STAS domain-containing protein is translated as MNHLNNTQIKVGSAEFSWRPADGSFLFEGDDAILFWINSAFKTFLDTIEEVSGDESANVVLETTGYRMGIIVGEFFYNEGANPADVLNVLPGIYASAGWGTLEIEELDEKEKKAVLRMKNSWEYRINKLQKKKNHGTFIPGHWAGVLTGLFGENLWYRVTSSQLEGDEHCQFEFYPSLITVSENIHELSRRREQAEIFKLENIVEERTKELSDLLKVISSPIIPVLDHIVVIPLLGKYNEDRSKELLEKTINELPKYGADFLILDLTGLDEDISEYTISLFQQLIAATTLLGTKTIMVGISPALSIMMTNSNYHTSDIKSFANLKHGIHYALAERGQRII
- a CDS encoding NupC/NupG family nucleoside CNT transporter; this translates as MKYLIFILGLAVVFLLAYAVSNNRKHIKFKPIIIMLVLQVLLTYILLNTGIGLVIIHGISNLFEKLLGYAADGVNFVFGGIANKGALPFFFNVLLPIVFISVLIGIAQHLRILPFIIKWIGFFLSKINGLGRLESYNAVASAVFGQSEVFISVKKLLGHMPRHRLYTLCTSAMSTVSASILGAYMTLIDPKYVVTALMLNLLGGFIIVNIINPYEVTAEEDIIEIQEEKQTFFEMLGEYILDGFKVAIIVGAMLIGFVALISAVNDVFNMVFGITFQKLLGYVFAPFAFIVGVPSSEIVKAGTIMATKLVSNEFVAMLDLAKIKGLSERTVGIVSVFLVSFANFSSIGIITGAVKGLHEQKGNEVAKFGLKLLYGATLVSLLSAAVAGIMI